A section of the Streptomyces sp. NBC_01591 genome encodes:
- a CDS encoding carbohydrate ABC transporter permease: protein MGRRLLGPQNRYLWFWVFVGPFAAGLALFTYVPLLWSVWLSFFDAHNTVTPTDFVGLDNYSEILGDPSFISSLVTFVVFSLFIVPATYGLSLALALMIARLRFAQAFFRSVFFLPTACSYVVAAMIWKLSIFNGVRFGLANTVWGWFGGSDIAWLSTTSPPWYWLVIVTVRLWLQAGFYMVILLAGLQRIPRTLYEAAAVDGARPGWQVFRHITFPQLRATSVAVVLLLVINAFQAFDEFYNLLSTARGYPPYARPPLVYLYYVALGQGQNLGLGSAGAVILALIIAVVAVVQARWFGLGRQED from the coding sequence CTGGGACGGCGACTGCTGGGTCCCCAGAACCGCTACCTGTGGTTCTGGGTCTTCGTCGGCCCCTTTGCCGCCGGGCTCGCCCTCTTCACGTACGTACCGCTGCTGTGGAGCGTGTGGCTCAGCTTCTTCGACGCCCACAACACGGTGACGCCGACCGACTTCGTGGGCCTGGACAACTACTCCGAGATCCTTGGCGATCCGTCCTTCATCTCCAGTCTCGTCACCTTCGTCGTCTTCTCGCTCTTCATCGTTCCGGCAACCTATGGGCTCTCGCTCGCCCTCGCTCTGATGATCGCCAGACTGCGCTTCGCCCAGGCGTTCTTCCGGTCGGTCTTCTTCCTGCCGACCGCCTGCTCGTACGTCGTCGCCGCAATGATCTGGAAGCTGTCGATCTTCAACGGGGTACGGTTCGGGCTGGCGAACACGGTGTGGGGATGGTTCGGCGGCTCGGACATCGCCTGGCTGTCGACCACCAGCCCGCCCTGGTACTGGCTGGTCATCGTGACCGTGCGCCTGTGGCTCCAGGCAGGCTTCTACATGGTGATCCTGCTGGCCGGACTCCAGCGAATCCCACGCACCCTCTACGAGGCGGCGGCCGTCGACGGCGCCCGCCCCGGCTGGCAGGTCTTCAGGCACATCACCTTCCCGCAACTGCGTGCGACCTCCGTCGCCGTCGTCCTGCTCCTGGTGATCAACGCCTTCCAGGCCTTCGACGAGTTCTACAACCTGCTGTCGACGGCACGTGGCTACCCGCCCTACGCCAGGCCGCCCCTGGTCTACCTGTACTACGTGGCGTTGGGGCAGGGACAGAACCTGGGCCTCGGCAGCGCGGGCGCGGTGATCCTCGCACTGATCATCGCGGTCGTGGCGGTGGTACAGGCACGCTGGTTCGGTCTCGGACGCCAGGAGGACTGA
- a CDS encoding ABC transporter substrate-binding protein: MPHSSTTANNISRRYLLAASGALALTAACGSNTGRAGGAGDHPALDQWYHQYGEAGTEQAVKRYAAAYRKAEITIEWRPGNYDQQTAAALLTKNAPDVFEGSPTLDQIRGGQVADLTDLLDGAHDDFNPAVLTPKTYKGKVYGIPQAIDMQMLYYRKSLLAEAGVRPPQTLDELADAARALTTKDVKGLFLGNDGGAGVLGATPLRAAGLELVTSDGAVGFDDPQAARTLGKLHRFHKDDSLLLGAPTDWSDPSAFLQGLTAMQWTGLWALPQIEKALGDDFGVLPFPRDGAQGRPSVPVGAYGAAVSAHSSHIDAAKAYVKWLWVERTDYQEDFALSYGFHIPARISLAKKAAGLAKGAAAEAVRFTTEHGYAQPLLWTDRSQTAYQDALSRIITEGADPDAQIRSVVTTANAELKRVRS, encoded by the coding sequence ATGCCCCACTCAAGCACCACAGCCAACAACATCAGCCGCCGGTATCTGCTGGCCGCCTCGGGCGCACTCGCACTCACCGCCGCCTGCGGTTCCAACACCGGCCGTGCCGGCGGAGCGGGCGATCACCCCGCCCTCGACCAGTGGTACCACCAGTACGGCGAGGCCGGGACCGAACAGGCGGTGAAACGATATGCGGCCGCGTACCGCAAGGCGGAGATCACGATCGAGTGGCGGCCCGGCAATTATGACCAGCAGACGGCCGCAGCACTGTTGACCAAGAACGCACCGGACGTCTTCGAGGGCAGTCCGACCCTGGACCAGATCCGGGGTGGGCAGGTCGCCGATCTCACCGACCTCCTGGACGGGGCACACGATGACTTCAACCCCGCGGTCCTCACCCCCAAGACATACAAGGGCAAGGTCTACGGGATCCCCCAGGCCATCGACATGCAGATGCTCTATTACCGAAAGAGCCTGCTGGCCGAGGCCGGCGTCCGGCCACCGCAGACCCTTGACGAACTGGCCGACGCTGCAAGGGCCCTGACGACCAAGGATGTCAAAGGCCTCTTCCTCGGCAACGACGGGGGAGCCGGCGTGCTCGGTGCCACCCCGCTTCGCGCCGCAGGCCTGGAACTGGTGACCTCCGACGGAGCAGTCGGATTCGACGACCCGCAAGCCGCCAGGACCCTCGGCAAACTGCATCGATTCCACAAGGACGATTCCCTGCTGCTCGGAGCCCCCACTGACTGGTCCGACCCGTCCGCGTTCCTCCAGGGCCTGACCGCCATGCAGTGGACGGGACTGTGGGCCCTCCCACAGATCGAGAAGGCGCTGGGCGACGACTTCGGCGTCCTGCCCTTTCCCCGCGACGGGGCACAGGGCAGGCCTTCGGTACCGGTCGGCGCCTACGGGGCGGCCGTCAGCGCGCACAGCAGCCACATCGACGCGGCGAAGGCATATGTGAAGTGGCTGTGGGTGGAACGGACCGACTACCAGGAAGACTTCGCGCTATCCTACGGCTTCCACATTCCCGCCCGGATCTCGCTGGCGAAGAAGGCAGCCGGACTTGCCAAGGGCGCGGCGGCCGAGGCCGTCCGCTTCACGACTGAACACGGCTACGCGCAACCCCTGTTGTGGACCGACAGGAGCCAGACCGCCTACCAGGACGCCCTGAGCCGGATCATCACCGAAGGCGCCGACCCGGACGCCCAGATCAGGTCGGTCGTCACGACGGCGAACGCCGAGTTGAAGCGGGTGCGGTCATAG
- a CDS encoding glycoside hydrolase family 3 N-terminal domain-containing protein: MNPTPRPLSRRGALLAGTAALTGGLGLAGSADAAARIPERSRSRLPAPTPAQRAGQCVIHSYPGLTPPARLMDAIREGRTAGVIFFAENIKSLSQIEGVIQAMNEANASAPVKTTLLLMTDQEGGMVRRLPGEPVMSAKDVGASTDPETQAEFTGSGAGMNLAGVGMNVNLAPVLDVYRTAGDFTDQYERSYSKDQEAVGTCGSAFITAQQNAGVAATAKHFPGLGPASANQNTDLGPVTLTTSASTLRSVDEVPYRAAISAGTKLVMLSWAVYRALDADRPAGLSPTVVGELRNRLGFSGVTVTDALEAGALRAYGSTAERAVLAAAAGMDLILCSARDAAQGEEAVTALSEALAAGTLDGTAFDAGAARVNALRAGLS, from the coding sequence ATGAACCCGACCCCACGTCCACTCAGCAGGCGCGGCGCTCTGCTCGCCGGAACGGCTGCCCTGACCGGAGGGCTGGGGCTTGCGGGCAGTGCGGACGCGGCCGCGCGAATTCCCGAGAGGTCGCGGTCCCGCTTGCCTGCTCCGACCCCGGCGCAGCGCGCCGGGCAGTGCGTCATCCACTCCTACCCGGGACTCACGCCTCCGGCCCGGCTGATGGACGCGATCAGGGAGGGCCGTACGGCCGGGGTGATCTTCTTCGCGGAGAACATCAAGAGCTTGAGCCAGATCGAGGGCGTCATCCAGGCGATGAACGAGGCGAACGCCTCCGCCCCCGTGAAGACCACGCTGCTCCTGATGACCGACCAGGAGGGTGGCATGGTGCGCCGCCTGCCCGGCGAGCCCGTAATGTCCGCGAAGGACGTCGGCGCCTCCACGGACCCGGAGACACAGGCGGAGTTCACCGGCAGCGGTGCGGGCATGAACCTCGCGGGCGTCGGCATGAACGTCAACCTGGCGCCGGTACTCGACGTGTACCGCACGGCCGGCGACTTCACCGACCAGTACGAGCGGTCGTACAGCAAGGACCAGGAGGCGGTCGGCACCTGCGGCTCGGCCTTCATCACTGCGCAACAGAACGCCGGGGTGGCGGCCACCGCCAAGCACTTCCCCGGCCTCGGCCCCGCCTCCGCGAACCAGAACACCGACCTGGGCCCCGTCACCCTCACCACGTCCGCGTCCACGTTGCGCAGCGTCGACGAGGTGCCGTACCGGGCGGCGATCTCGGCCGGGACCAAGCTGGTCATGCTGTCCTGGGCCGTCTACCGGGCGTTGGACGCCGACCGGCCCGCCGGCCTGTCCCCGACCGTGGTCGGCGAGCTGCGGAACCGGCTCGGTTTCTCGGGCGTGACGGTCACCGACGCCTTGGAGGCCGGGGCTCTTCGGGCCTATGGCAGCACGGCGGAACGCGCCGTACTGGCCGCCGCGGCCGGCATGGACCTGATTCTGTGCTCGGCCCGCGACGCCGCCCAGGGGGAGGAAGCAGTGACCGCACTGAGCGAGGCCCTGGCGGCCGGCACTCTCGACGGAACCGCCTTCGACGCGGGCGCCGCGCGCGTCAACGCTCTTCGCGCCGGCCTGTCCTGA
- a CDS encoding GH25 family lysozyme, whose amino-acid sequence MSVILTLSLMSGTASSAPLPSDGAVPPGKGYMGVGYVQDSKDFKPDTRQLHLEAAPDGNLLANPVGVDVSSWQGSINWGAVRSAGIEFAWMKATEGTSYKDPTFSANYLGAYNAGVIRGAYHFARPDVSGGAEQANFFASNGGAWSRDNLTLPGVMDIEGSCYGKTPAAMQSWILDFYNTYKARTGRDVVIYTSPSWWNSCTGGWTGMSARSPLWVAHWTSAGSPSIPQGFPFWTVWQYTSTGSVSGISGNVDRDRFSGDRSRLLALANNTP is encoded by the coding sequence ATGAGCGTCATACTGACCCTCAGCCTGATGTCGGGCACCGCCTCCTCGGCGCCGCTGCCGTCGGACGGCGCTGTACCGCCGGGCAAGGGCTACATGGGCGTGGGCTACGTCCAGGACAGCAAGGACTTCAAGCCGGACACCCGGCAGCTGCACCTTGAAGCGGCGCCGGATGGGAACCTCCTGGCGAACCCCGTGGGTGTGGACGTCTCCAGCTGGCAGGGCAGCATCAACTGGGGCGCGGTCCGCAGCGCGGGCATCGAGTTCGCCTGGATGAAGGCGACCGAGGGCACCTCGTACAAGGACCCCACGTTCAGCGCCAACTACCTGGGCGCCTACAACGCCGGCGTGATCCGGGGCGCGTACCACTTCGCGCGGCCCGACGTGTCCGGGGGCGCGGAGCAGGCAAACTTCTTCGCCAGCAACGGTGGCGCCTGGTCCCGCGACAACCTGACGCTCCCCGGCGTGATGGACATCGAGGGCAGTTGCTACGGCAAGACCCCCGCGGCGATGCAGTCCTGGATCCTCGACTTCTACAACACGTACAAGGCCCGCACCGGCCGCGACGTCGTGATCTACACCAGCCCGAGCTGGTGGAACTCCTGCACCGGCGGCTGGACCGGCATGTCCGCCAGGAGCCCGCTGTGGGTGGCCCACTGGACCTCCGCAGGCAGCCCCAGCATCCCGCAGGGCTTCCCGTTCTGGACCGTCTGGCAGTACACGTCCACTGGCTCGGTGAGCGGCATCTCCGGGAACGTCGACCGCGACCGCTTCAGCGGCGACCGCTCTCGCCTGCTGGCCCTGGCCAACAACACCCCGTGA
- a CDS encoding carotenoid oxygenase family protein, which yields MRQSRPEALGCHWPSVSRGWQLEVPGATASLKHDFAITRHRVVFVEGTVTFDPTERSGIPYGWNDDQPAHIGVMPRGPQGAGKIRWFDIEPGNMLHVANACEDTEGRVALEGPTVEREGFQRSWNWRVGAPEHGTEPNTRSYTRRWIIDLAAGSVDEQIIDDLAVEFPTLNEDFLGSEHRYQYAVSFPDQHGYGGYGVVKYGRTTGARRIHRVGDARLPSEAVFVPAARATREDDGYLLTVVSDLKQDASRLLVLDASGLDRIATVHLPRLVAAGIHGSWIPDTDDAPGS from the coding sequence TTGCGTCAATCCCGTCCAGAGGCCCTGGGATGTCACTGGCCATCGGTCAGTCGGGGGTGGCAGCTCGAGGTCCCGGGGGCCACCGCCTCCCTCAAGCACGACTTCGCGATCACCCGCCACCGCGTGGTGTTCGTCGAGGGCACCGTCACCTTCGACCCGACCGAGCGCTCCGGCATCCCCTACGGCTGGAACGACGACCAGCCGGCCCACATCGGCGTCATGCCCCGCGGCCCACAGGGCGCCGGGAAGATCCGCTGGTTCGACATCGAACCCGGCAACATGCTGCACGTCGCCAACGCCTGCGAGGACACCGAAGGCCGCGTCGCGCTTGAGGGCCCGACCGTGGAGCGGGAGGGCTTCCAGCGGTCCTGGAACTGGCGGGTCGGCGCCCCCGAACACGGGACGGAGCCCAACACGCGCTCGTACACTCGACGTTGGATCATAGACCTGGCCGCAGGAAGCGTCGACGAGCAGATCATCGACGACCTCGCCGTCGAATTCCCCACCCTCAACGAGGACTTCCTCGGCTCCGAACACCGCTACCAGTACGCCGTCTCCTTCCCCGACCAGCACGGATACGGCGGCTACGGCGTCGTCAAGTACGGCCGCACCACCGGCGCCCGCCGCATCCACCGGGTCGGCGACGCCCGCCTGCCCAGCGAGGCCGTCTTCGTCCCCGCCGCCCGCGCCACCCGCGAGGACGACGGCTACCTGCTCACCGTGGTATCCGACCTCAAGCAGGACGCCTCCCGGCTCCTGGTCCTCGACGCCTCCGGCCTCGACCGGATCGCCACCGTCCACCTCCCGCGCCTTGTCGCCGCGGGAATCCACGGCTCCTGGATCCCCGACACCGACGACGCGCCTGGCAGTTGA
- a CDS encoding hydrolase — MGTSVRRGPIGLSGNQRDRRFIHGSPNGVTYTGLDALLTPERSVLLLIDHQGAQFAGMHSMDPNLVVNNVTALAKGAKLFDVPTILSTVVEDRGGRIIRQIQDVFPDQKPIDRTTINTWEDQRVVDAVAATGRKDLVIAGLWTDICLAFPAIHALADGYRVYAVTDASGATTVEAHERGVQRMVQAGVIPMTAGTVVSEWQRDWAREATVPGISQIMFDHGGSFGTSLAWELQLLSQD, encoded by the coding sequence ATGGGAACTTCGGTTCGGCGAGGGCCGATCGGCCTCTCGGGGAACCAGCGAGACCGGAGATTCATACATGGCAGCCCCAACGGCGTCACCTACACCGGCCTGGACGCACTGCTCACGCCCGAGAGGTCGGTCCTCCTGCTGATCGACCACCAGGGCGCGCAGTTCGCCGGGATGCACAGCATGGATCCCAACCTCGTGGTCAACAACGTGACCGCTTTGGCGAAGGGCGCCAAGCTGTTCGACGTGCCGACGATCCTCAGCACGGTCGTCGAGGACCGCGGCGGGCGGATCATCCGGCAGATCCAGGACGTCTTCCCCGACCAGAAGCCGATCGACCGCACCACGATCAACACCTGGGAGGACCAGCGGGTCGTCGACGCCGTCGCCGCCACCGGCCGCAAGGACCTCGTCATAGCCGGCCTGTGGACGGACATCTGCCTCGCCTTCCCGGCGATCCACGCGCTGGCCGACGGCTACCGGGTCTACGCGGTGACGGACGCGTCCGGCGCGACGACCGTCGAGGCGCACGAGCGCGGGGTCCAGCGCATGGTCCAGGCGGGTGTCATCCCGATGACCGCCGGCACCGTCGTCTCGGAATGGCAGCGCGACTGGGCGCGCGAGGCGACCGTCCCTGGCATCAGCCAGATCATGTTCGACCACGGTGGCAGCTTCGGCACCAGCCTGGCCTGGGAGCTTCAGCTCCTCAGCCAGGACTGA